From Penicillium psychrofluorescens genome assembly, chromosome: 1, one genomic window encodes:
- a CDS encoding uncharacterized protein (ID:PFLUO_000495-T1.cds;~source:funannotate), which yields MGLKEIRTALKVDLDKPASQQPGLHNRWHPDIPAHGKIANNEVVKIECLDWTGGQIKNDDSADDVKNVDLTKIHYLSGPFDIETAEPGDILLVEIQDVQPFQDQPWGFTGIFDRQNGGGFLDEIYPEAAKAIWDFEGIFCSSRHIPHVRFAGLIHPGILGCAPSTEVLAEWNKREGELIAANTVADRIVAQPPQPLNTHAGNADEATKSKVAKEGARTIPGRPEHGGNCDIKNLSRGSKVYLPVHVPGAKFSVGDLHFSQGDGEISFCGAIEMAGVITLKFSVIKNGMAKLDMKSPIFHAGPVEPQFGPGRYLAFEGFSVDEKGKQHYLDASVAYRQTCLRVIEYLRRYGYSDYQIYLLLSCAPVQGHIAGIVDIPNACTTIGVPMDIFDFDIRPETDAVKMDMGTCAFTSS from the exons ATGGGTCTCAAAGAAATCCGCACTGCCCTCAAGGTCGACTTGGATAAGCCAGCCAGTCAGCAGCCTGGCCTGCAT AACCGATGGCACCCAGATA TCCCTGCCCATGGTAAAATCGCCAACAATGAAGTCGTCAAGATCGAATGTCTCGACTGGACGGGCGGACAGATCAAGAACGACGACTCGGCCGACGATGTGAAGAACGTAGATCTCACCAAGATCCACTATCTCTCCGGACCGTTCGACATCGAAACCGCGGAACCAGGCGATATCTTGCTCGTGGAGATTCAGGACGTGCAGCCCTTCCAGGACCAGCCCTGGGGATTTACCGGTATTTTTGATCGCCAGAATGGAGGCGGTTTCTTGGATGAGATATATCCCGAAGC AGCAAAGGCAATTTGGGACTTTGAGGGCATCTTTTGCTCGTCTCGTCATATCCCGCACGTTCGATTCGCGGGTCTCATCCACCCCGGCATCTTGGGGTGTGCTCCCTCGACCGAAGTACTCGCTGAATGGAACAAGCGTGAAGGCGAACTGATCGCAGCCAACACCGTGGCTGATCGAATCGTCGCACAGCCTCCGCAGCCTCTGAATACACATGCAGGTAATGCGGACGAGGCCACCAAGAGTAAAGTCGCCAAAGAAGGAGCTCGCACGATCCCT GGCCGCCCGGAACATGGCGGAAACTGCGACATCAAGAACCTCTCCCGTGGCTCCAAGGTGTATCTCCCCGTGCACGTCCCAGGCGCCAAATTCTCCGTCGGCGACCTCCACTTCTCGCAAGGCGACGGCGAGATCTCCTTCTGCGGCGCAATCGAGATGGCCGGCGTGATCACGCTCAAGTTCAGCGTGATCAAGAACGGAATGGCCAAGCTGGACATGAAGTCGCCGATCTTCCACGCAGGCCCCGTGGAGCCGCAGTTCGGGCCGGGACGCTACCTGGCCTTTGAAGGGTTCTCTGTCGATGAAAAGGGCAAGCAGCATTATCTCGATGCCTCGGTGGCGTATCGGCAGACCTGTCTACGGGTTATTGAATATTTGCGACGCTATGGATATAGCGATTATCAGATTTATTTGCTGCTGAGTTGTGCACCCGTGCAGGGACATATTGCTGGCATTGTGGATATTCCGAATGCCTGCACTACCATTGGTGTGCCGATGGATATCTTTGATTTTGATATTCGGCCTGAGACCGATGCTGTGAAGATGGATATGGGGACCTGTGCTTTTACTAGTTCATAG
- a CDS encoding uncharacterized protein (ID:PFLUO_000491-T1.cds;~source:funannotate): MKVVIQRVKSASVTVDQELVSSIGRGLLVLAGVGKEDTEKDTEGLVNKVLKSRFWPDENGTQWKKSVQDIEGEVLCVSQFTLYGKMKKGNKPDFHEAANAETARKIYDHFYELMRKSYVPDRVKNGVFQAMMEVELKNDGPVGVDYRSEDAAVTIEIDTKLPKREKKEDKKEDKKENGEGEEGGGEALRHIYEFVLPPELLE; this comes from the exons ATGAAAG TCGTCATTCAAAGAGTCAAGTCTGCTTCAGTCACGGTGGACCAGGAGCTAGTCTCCTCGATTGGTCGCGGGCTTCTCGTCTTGGCTGGGGTGGGTAAGGAGGACACGGAGAAGGACACAGAGGGCCTCGTGAACAAGGTGCTCAAGTCCCGGTTCTGGCCCGATGAGAATGGCACACAA tggaagaagagtgtcCAGGATATCGAGGGCGAGGTGCTCTGCG TCTCCCAATTCACCCTCTAcggcaagatgaagaaaggCAACAAGCCTGATTTTCACGAGGCAGCCAACGCCGAGACCGCGCGCAAGATCTACGACCACTTCTACGAACTCATGCGCAAGTCCTACGTGCCTGACCGAGTCAAGAACGGCGTGTTCCAGGCGATGATGGAGGTCGAGCTCAAGAACGACGGGCCGGTGGGTGTCGACTACCGCAGTGAAGATGCGGCG GTTACCATCGAGATCGATACGAAGCTTCCCaagagggagaaaaaggaggacaagaaggaggatAAGAAGGAAAacggcgaaggagaagaaggaggaggggaggCACTACGGCACATATATGAGTTTGTGCTGCCGCCCGAGTTATTGGAGTAA
- a CDS encoding uncharacterized protein (ID:PFLUO_000496-T1.cds;~source:funannotate), whose product MSNFEPNAVIRGFQLTVVGTLRALYNPELFKYEHFRQAALAVVVGIVIQIVIQIPIVAVKFAIYLMSWIINLDHATWDDKLLNGMDFMSNSVLQVPFLLMTLMRYLTPTLDEIFMQSIQWVDSTYIQKHKSEDPDTLRAMYYPHLIQYSTKGKTGGSRPVAEALMAFANRYAKKIGLILGVYLLSLLPIVGRFVMPAASFYTFRDHVGTVPAAAIFGAGLILPKRFIVMFLHTYFASRSLMRELLEPYFSRIQFTSQQKRRWFRDREGVLFGFAFAFTVVMRTPFIGVLMYGVAQASTAYLITKITDPPPVPAESEGFAESQVTWKNKHDFLRLSLDNLDRINVAMDDDSKSSSQSYSGKKFT is encoded by the exons atgTCCAATTTCGAGCCCAATGCTGTCATCCGCGGCTTCCAGCTCACTGTCGTAGGGA CGCTTCGTGCCTTGTATAATCCCGAGCTGTTCAAATATGAGCACTTCCGGCAAGCTGCGCTGGCCGTCGTGGTGGGGATtgtcatccagatcgtcaTTCAGATTCCA ATCGTCGCTGTCAAATTCGCCATCTACTTGATGTCATGGATCATCAACCTGGATCACGCGACCTGGGACGACAAGCTTCTGAATGGCATGGATTTCATGTCCAATTCTGTTCTGCAGGTTCCCTTTCTGTTGATGACGCTAATGCGATATTTGACCCCAACGCTGGATGAGAT CTTCATGCAATCTATCCAATGGGTAGACTCGACCTATATTCAAAAACACAAGTCCGAAGACCCCGACACCCTGCGTGCCATGTACTATCCGCACCTGATCCAGTACTCGACCAAAGGAAAGACCGGTGGATCACGCCCCGTCGCAGAGGCACTCATGGCCTTTGCGAACAGATACGCCAAGAAGATCGGTCTGATTCTCGGTGTCTaccttctctctctgctTCCCATCGTTGGTCGGTTCGTCATGCCAGCCGCAAGTTTCTACACGTTCCGGGATCATGTCGGCACTGTccctgcagcagccatcTTTGGCGCGGGTCTGATCCTGCCCAAGCGGTTTATCGTCATGTTCCTCCACACTTACTTTGCATCCAGGAGCCTGATGCGCGAGCTC TTGGAGCCCTACTTCTCCCGCATTCAATTCACCTCTCAACAAAAGCGCCGGTGGTTCCGCGACCGAGAAGGTGTTTTGTTTGGTTTTGCATTTGCCTTTACCGTCGTTATGAGGACCCCTTTTATCGGCGTACTTATGTATGGCGTTGCACAAGCTTCGACGGCCTATCTGATTACGAAAATCACCGACCCACCACCGGTCCCGGCCGAAAGTGAGGGTTTCGCAGAGAGCCAAGTGACTTGGAAGAACAAGCACGATTTTCTCCGCCTGTCACTCGATAACCTCGACCGAATCAATGTCGCGATGGACGACGACAGCAAGAGCAGCTCGCAAAGCTACTCTGGGAAGAAGTTTACATAG
- a CDS encoding uncharacterized protein (ID:PFLUO_000494-T1.cds;~source:funannotate), whose translation MAITHSSSILIVGAGTWGCSAALHLARRGYTNVLVLDPHPVPSPIAAGNDINKIMEHKELKAANPDARSVAFATCSRAALKGWKTDPVFQPYFHETGFIVSGHTPALIEHIKTEEIDQCEGDFVSLETAEDFRKTMPPGVLTGQFSGWKGWFSREGAGWIHARKAMLSAYTEASRLGVKFVTGSPAGNVEALVYRDGDVMGARTADGQVHHADQVILAAGAGSDRLLDFKKQLRPTAWTLSHIRMTPEEAKEYRNLPVLFNIAKGFFMEPDEDNHELKICDEHPGYCNFVADNNHAGEIRSVPFSKHQIPLEAEARARDFLRDTMPHLADRPFSFARICWDADTPDRAFLIDRHPEHSSLLVAVGGSGNGAMQMPTIGGYIVDALEGKLQKELKDVVRWRPESAVDRDWKSTQNRYGGPDKLMDFQDVKPEQWTQIGETESRS comes from the exons ATGGCAATCACGCACTCGTCTTCCATTTTGATCGTCGGTGCCGGCACCTGGGGCTGCTCGGCAGCTCTACATCTCGCGCGACGCGGGTACACAAATGTCCTGGTGCTAGATCCGCACCCGGTGCCCTCGCCCATTGCGGCGGGGAACGATATCAACAAGATCATGGAGCACAAGGAGCTAAAAG CTGCAAACCCCGATGCCCGGAGCGTTGCATTCGCGACCTGTTCCCGCGCGGCTTTGAAGGGCTGGAAGACTGACCCAGTGTTCCAGCCGTATTTTCACGAGACCGGATTTATTGTATCTGGTCATACACCAGCTCTCATTGAACACATCAAGACGGAAGAGATCGATCAGTGCGAAGGCGACTTTGTGAGCCTCGAGACGGCAGAGGACTTTCGCAAGACTATGCCTCCCGGTGTCTTGACGGGTCAATTTTCCGGCTGGAAGGGCTGGTTCAGCCGGGAAGGCGCCGGCTGGATCCATGCACGCAAGGCCATGCTGTCTGCGTACACTGAGGCGTCTCGGCTCGGCGTCAAGTTCGTGACTGGATCGCCGGCGGGGAACGTTGAGGCCCTGGTCTACAGGGACGGGGATGTCATGGGAGCCCGGACCGCAGATGGGCAAGTCCACCATGCAGACCAGGTTATTCTGGCTGCAGGAGCCGGTAGCGACCGTTTACTGGActtcaagaagcagctcCGTCCGACAGCTTGGACATTGAGCCATATCCGCATGACCCCCGAGGAGGCAAAGGAGTACCGAAATCTGCCGGTGCTGTTTAATATAGCCAAGGGATTCTTCATGGAGCCCGATGAAGACAACCACGAGCTCAAGATCTGCGACGAACACCCGGGATACTGCAACTTCGTGGCAGACAACAATCACGCAGGCGAAATAAGAAGCGTCCCCTTCTCCAAACACCAGATTCCACTGGAAGCCGAGGCTCGCGCGAGGGATTTTCTGCGAGACACGATGCCACACCTGGCCGATCGACCGTTTTCTTTTGCCCGGATCTGCTGGGATGCTGATACGCCTGACCGTGCGTTTCTGATTGATCGGCACCCAGAGCATTCATCGCTGCTTGTAGCTGTCGGGGGTTCTGGGAATGGTGCTATGCAGATGCCTACAATTGGAGGGTATATTGTGGACGCTCTGGAGGGAAAACTGCAGAAGGAGTTGAAGGATGTGGTTCGATGGAGGCCTGAATCGGCCGTTGACCGTGACTGGAAGTCTACACAGAACCGCTACGGAGGACCGGATAAGCTGATGGACTTTCAGGATGTGAAGCCGGAACAGTGGACGCAGATTGGAGAAACTGAAAGCCGATCATAG
- a CDS encoding uncharacterized protein (ID:PFLUO_000493-T1.cds;~source:funannotate) → MARSDDIFTDVPGTVYLVDESRTLRDAAHAGKQDILLIPQPSNSLADPLNWSRLKKYWSLFLISAYACVYSFGENNWGASWTLISDDTGVSLTNMNGGSALNYLLLGFFNIIWIPTGMKFGRKIVYILSLILLMAGSIWGGFYHGTVQYYIMLAVQGIGTAAYQALIQLTIFDMFFTHERGRMVAIYIFFQQLGSILGLILGGYISDGIGWRWSSLIEAIACPQGVMIILFIFTFDDTMFPRSRFTDPMHGRLSRSSDADKEFKLETEGEDKQDSVVRGMNSNSVGDGEDMPPRTYRQQIAIVHYFADDQTTWFQYFRRPFYLFAFPNIVLAGIQFAFGCTAGIVSFNTISEIMTEKPYNWSAGSTGLLFLAALIGNFLGMGVGSLSDWVVLVLARRNKGYKEPEMRLWVYIFPFIFGAVGYFTYGWAATNGDHWMAIAVALCCLIAQQVSITSLATAYAMECFDGISGELVVVLAICSSLINFAISFSVQPFIDTTNYGWTFTCFGLLVVLSVLAGIPMIIWGKDWRRKCKTRYEQFLAETGRNAHPSAL, encoded by the exons ATGGCGCGCTCTGATGATATCTTCACCGATGTTCCTGGCACCGTCTATCTCGTGGACG AGTCCCGAACCTTACGAGATGCTGCCCATGCCGGCAAGCAGGATATTCTGCTCATCCCACAGCCATCCAACTCCCTGGCTGATCCCTTG AACTGGTCCCGCTTGAAGAAATACTGGTCTCTATTCCTCATATCCGCATATGCCTGCGTGTATTCCTTCGGCGAGAACAACTGGGGCGCCAGCTGGACACTCATCTCCGACGATACAGGAGTCAGTTTAACCAACATGAACGGCGGTTCTGCGCTGAACTATCTGCTCCTGGGATTCTTTAACATTATCTGGATTCCTACCGGCATGAAATTTGGCCGGAAGATCGTTTATATTCTCAGTTTGATTCTGCTTATGGCGGGTAGCATCTGGGGTGGCTTTTATCATGGCACTGTCCAGTACTATATTATGTTGGCTGTGCAGGGTATTGGAACTGCGGCGTATCAGGCGTTGATTCAGCTCACG ATCTTTGATATGTTCTTTACGCATGAGCGAGGCCGAATGGTTGCAAtctacatcttcttccagcaACTCGGCTCGATCCTCGGCCTGATCCTGGGAGGCTATATCTCCGACGGAATTGGTTGGCGATGGAGCTCACTCATCGAGGCTATTGCATGC CCGCAGGGCGTAATGATCATTCTCTTTATCTTCACTTTCGACGACACAATGTTCCCGCGCTCCCGCTTCACAGACCCCATGCATGGTAGActctctcgctcatctgACGCCGATAAAGAATTCAAACTAGAAACAGAAGGAGAAGACAAGCAAGACTCGGTGGTACGAGGAATGAACAGCAACAGcgtcggcgacggcgaagacatGCCGCCACGAACATACCGGCAGCAGATTGCGATAGTGCACTACTTCGCCGACGATCAGACAACCTGGTTCCAATACTTCCGCCGCCCGTTCTACCTGTTCGCATTCCCGAACATCGTCCTTGCAGGCATCCAATTTGCCTTTGGGTGTACGGCGGGGATTGTCTCGTTCAATACTATCTCCGAGATCATGACTGAGAAGCCGTATAATTGGAGCGCGGGCTCGACGGGGTTGCTCTTCCTGGCTGCTTTGATTGGAAACTTCCTTGG AATGGGCGTTGGCTCCCTGTCCGATTGGGTTGTCCTGGTTCTCGCTCGTCGGAATAAAGGATATAAAGAGCCGGAGATGCGCCTCTGGGTGTATATCTTCCCGTTCATCTTCGGGGCCGTTGGCTACTTTACTTACGGCTGGGCTGCGACCAACGGGGACCACTGGATGGCCATTGCCGTGGCGCTGTGCTGTCTGATTGCGCAGCAGGTATCTATCACGAGTCTGGCAACTGCATATGCAATGGAATGCTTTGACGGG ATCTCCGGCGAGCTGGTGGTCGTGCTAGCAATTTGCTCCTCGCTTATCAACTTtgccatctccttctccgtaCAGCCCTTCATCGACACCACTAACTACGGGTGGACGTTCACCTGCTTTGGGCTACTAGTGGTTCTCTCCGTGCTGGCGGGGATTCCCATGATTATCTGGGGCAAAGACTGGCGCCGGAAATGCAAGACGCGGTATGAGCAATTCTTGGCCGAGACGGGTCGGAATGCCCATCCATCGGCTCTGTGA
- a CDS encoding uncharacterized protein (ID:PFLUO_000490-T1.cds;~source:funannotate): protein MASRKTQQEIDKTFKKVTEGIQTFEGIYEKIRSATNPTQRDKLEENLKREIKKLQRFRDQIKSWAAGNEVKDKAPLLEQRKAIETCMEQFKAVEKEMKTKAYSKEGLSAASRLDPKEKERVEASDFLSAMVDELQQKIELMEAEEETLHAQMKKGKKDTGKANRLADLNHYTERHKWHVDKLEFLNRALQNGNLEVNQVNELKESIKYYVEEGGNLDYSGEDETLYDDLNIGEDAEAQFGIAGDGDRVSSQDAQSVQDDEPEPKPKPKAEAAAPRRPSTQMKSPLPVLATLHPSTSSSASSAMKPAPLPTRAPGETLKYASAAAAAAASDKSGVGILPLPPPPGASPAFSVALPASKAPSTASPSVAPAQPIAKPATPAVPDEIDGTGRSKTPAGASISGVSSPVPADRIEAKEPSTNGKPEGDESIFHLPPGLQDLVQSFEATKERATNNPSPSVQRLLATSLTTCPEPGDAEKPRHYKPANPYNTPLYYPQEPLSIFDDPRLYDTGRIDTDTLFYLFYYRQGSYQQYMAAKALKNQSWRFHKQYQTWFQRHEEPKNITEEFEQGTYRFFDYESTWMNRRKADFKFVYKYLEDEL from the exons ATGGCATCCCGCAAGACACAACAAGAAATCGAcaagaccttcaagaagGTCACAGAAGGCATTCAGACTTTTGAGGGGATTTACGAAAAGATTCGCTCTGCCACAAATCCCACCCAGCGCGATAAGCTCGAGGAGAACCTGAAgcgcgagatcaagaagctcCAGCGGTTCCGTGATCAGATCAAATCATGGGCGGCGGGCAATGAAGTCAAGGATAAGGCTCCGCTCCTGGAGCAACGGAAAGCCATTGAAACG TGCATGGAGCAATTCAAGGCcgtcgagaaggagatgaagacgaaAGCATACTCGAAAGAAGGACTTTCAGCGGCATCACGACTCGATCccaaggagaaagaaagagtggAGGCATCCGACTTCCtgtcagccatggtggatgaaCTCCAACAGAAGATCGAGCTGatggaggccgaggaggagacgCTTCACGCCCAAatgaagaagggcaagaaggatACGGGCAAGGCTAACCGGTTGGCGGATCTGAACCATTATACGGAACGACATAAGTGGCACGTCGACAAGCTCGAGTTTCTCAATCGAGCTTTGCAGAACGGCAATCTCGAGGTGAACCAGGTGAACGAGCTCAAAGAAAGCATCAAGTACTACGTTGAGGAAGGCGGGAATCTTGATTACTCCGGCGAAGACGAGACACTGTACGATGATCTGAACATTGGTGAAGATGCGGAGGCGCAGTTCGGTATCGCTGGTGATGGCGATCGGGTGTCATCGCAAGATGCGCAGTCCGTCCAGGATGATGAGCCAGAACCAAAACCGAAGCCCAAGGCAGAAGCTGCAGCCCCGCGACGACCGTCGACGCAGATGAAATCACCGCTTCCCGTCCTCGCTACCCTCCACCCTTCGAcctcatccagcgccagctcAGCCATGAAGCCTGCTCCGCTCCCGACGCGTGCACCGGGCGAAACCCTCAAGTATGcctccgccgcggccgcggcggcagcaaGCGACAAGAGCGGTGTTGGtattctccctctcccacctccaccggGGGCCAGTCCGGCCTTCTCTGTGGCTCTCCCTGCGTCTAAGGCGCCATCTACTGCGTCACCCAGTGTGGCACCAGCGCAACCGATTGCCAAGCCTGCAACTCCTGCGGTTCCAGACGAGATTGACGGCACAGGACGATCGAAAACTCCCGCTGGTGCTTCCATCTCGGGGGTCTCATCGCCGGTCCCAGCAGACCGAATCGAAGCCAAAGAACCATCCACCAATGGCAAGCCCGAGGGCGATGAGTCGATATTCCACCTCCCACCGGGTCTCCAAGACTTGGTCCAGTCATTCGAGGCGACCAAAGAGCGTGCGACGAATAATCCTTCGCCTTCCGTTCAGCGTCTGTTGGCAACCTCCCTTACGACATGTCCCGAGCCCGGCGACGCCGAGAAGCCCCGTCACTACAAGCCGGCAAATCCATACAATACCCCTCTCTACTATCCGCAAGAACCACTCTCGATATTCGACGACCCCCGATTGTACGACACCGGGCGAATCGACACCGACACCCTGTTCTATCTCTTCTACTACCGACAGGGGTCCTACCAGCAGTATATGGCCGCCAAGGCTCTGAAGAACCAGAGCTGGCGGTTCCACAAGCAGTACCAGACCTGGTTTCAGCGTCACGAGGAGCCCAAGAACATCACGGAGGAGTTTGAGCAAGGCACGTATCG
- a CDS encoding uncharacterized protein (ID:PFLUO_000492-T1.cds;~source:funannotate): MAQSHRSRVYFDIKIGEATPSRVAFELYDDVVPKTADNFRALCTGEKGMGTQGKPLTYKGSIFHRVIKQFMIQGGDFTAFNGTGGESIYGEKFPDENFDLKHEKPFLLSMANSGPGTNGSQFFVTTVPTPHLDGKHVVFGEVISGKSVIRKIENMNTQADKPTVDVKIVDCGELTGKDYEDAATSVQDATGDPYEDFPEDHQGEELTAPLVLKIASELKTFGNTAFKKGDLHLGLEKYQKGLRYLNEFTEPGEGDPKELGGEMKALRFTLHSNSSLLANKLEQYQNAERWAGFALQVAEAANAKDADKAKAYYRRALAHEGLKEEDDALKDLQEAAKLAPGDAGISNEITKVKKAVKDREAKDKAAAKRFFA; this comes from the exons ATGGCGCAGTCTC ACCGTTCACGCGTCTACTTTGACATTAAGATTGGCGAGGCCACCCCCAGTCGCGTCGCATTTGAGCTG TACGACGATG TCGTTCCCAAAACCGCGGACAACTTCCGGGCGCTGTGCACCGGTGAAAAGGGCATGGGCACCCAGGGCAAGCCATTGACCTACAAAG GCTCGATCTTCCACCGGGTGATCAAGCAGTTCATGATCCAGGGCGGAGACTTCACGGCATTCAACGGCACGGGCGGCGAGTCGATCTACGGCGAGAAGTTCCCCGACGAGAACTTCGATCTCAAACATGAAAAGCCCTTCCTGCTGTCCATGGCCAACTCGGGCCCGGGCACCAACGGCAGCCAGTTCTTCGTGACGACGGTCCCCACCCCCCATCTGGACGGCAAGCACGTTGTCTTCGGCGAGGTGATCAGCGGCAAGAGCGTGATCCGCAAGATCGAGAACATGAACACCCAGGCCGACAAGCCCACGGTCGATGTGAAGATCGTGGACTGCGGCGAGCTCACGGGCAAAGACTATGAGGATGCTGCTACAAGCGTGCAGGATGCCACCGGCGATCCTTACGAGGACTTCCCTGAGGATCACCAGGGCGAGGAGCTAACGGCGCCTCTGGTCCTCAAGATTGCATCGGAGCTCAAGACCTTCGGCAACACGGCCTTCAAGAAGGGTGATCTGCAtctcggcctggagaagTACCAGAAGGGACTGCGCTACCTGAACGAATTCACCGAGCCTGGTGAGGGCGACCCCAAGGAACTGGGCGGAGAGATGAAGGCCCTCCGATTTACGCTGCATTCCAACTCGTCCCTGCTGGCCAACAAGCTTGAACAATACCAAAACGCTGAGAGGTGGGCCGGCTTCGCGCTTCAGGTCGCAGAGGCAGCCAATGCCAAGGATGCCGACAAAGCCAAGGCCTACTACCGCCGTGCTCTCGCTCACGAGGGcctgaaggaggaggacgacgcGCTGAAGGATCTGCAAGAGGCCGCCAAGCTGGCTCCTGGTGATGCGGGTATTTCCAATGAGATCaccaaggtcaagaaggccgtCAAGGACCGCGAGGCGAAGGATAAGGCGGCGGCTAAGAGGTTCTTTGCCTAA